A window of Adhaeribacter arboris genomic DNA:
CCGTGCCAGTTAGCATTAGCGCACGGACCGAACACTTCTTTGTTCTTCGCCAGCGACCAATTTGGGTTGAACAGCTTATGCGCTGCATTAAAATGTTCTAATCTGCTTATATAAACCATCAGCTGAATTGATATTGCTTTTTCAGCAGCAAATATACGAAAAAAGGTACCCCGAAAAACGAAGTAATAATTCCAATTGGTAAACCAGCCGGTGGGTATATAAAGCGGGACAATATATCACAGCCTATCATAAACACGCCGCCTAACCAGGCACACACCAGAAGGTTGTTTTTAGAGGTAATACCCATTAAAGCCCGGGTAACATGCGGAATAATAATCCCCACAAATCCTACGGAACCTGCTAAGGAAACTGAAAATCCACAAAGTACGGCTACGGTAATTAAGATAAGCCACCGAGTACGTACTACATGTACGCCCAAGGCATGTGCCCGATCGGAGCCTAATAATAAGGCATTTAGTTCTTTCACCTGAAACCGGAACAGCAACAAAGCTAAACTTAAAGCTGTGGCAGGATATAGTAAAAAATTCCAGTTAGCCCGCCCAAAATCTCCCATCGACCAAAATAAAATAGATTTAATGTTACTCTCGGAACCAGAAAGAAATGTAAATAAACTTACCAAGGCAGTAAGTAATGAGCTAACAGCAATGCCCGCTAACAGCAACTGAGCAGGAATAATCTGGCCTTTGCGGTAGCCTAAGGCAATTACTAAAACCGTTACGCCAAAAGCTCCTGCTAAAGCGAAAAATGGCGGTAAATAAATTACTCCCCAGGTAGTAGCCAATATACCGGAAATACTCAAAGAAGCCCCTAGCGAAGCGCCGGAAGCCGTACCTAAAATATAAGGATCGGCCAACGGATTGTTTACCATAGCTTGCATTAAATAACCGCAAAAGGAAAGGGAGCTACCGACTAACAGGGCTAATATTAATCGAGGCAGCCGTAATTGCACAATAGCAAAATGAGTGGCATTTGTTGGTTCATATGCTAAAATAGCTTCTTGCACATCGGTTAGCGAAGTTTCAAAGCTGCCCACTAACAAGCCCAATCCTAATATTAATAAGAGTAGTACCAGTAGTAAAAAATAAATAATTAAGTTCTTCGTCAAAGCTTAAGGAGAGATTGCAGTTCGTGGACGGACTCTACTACCCGCGGACTAGGTCGGGACATTAAGTCGTCAGTGGCGGCAAATATACGGCGGTTTTGATACGCATTGATTTGTTTCAGTTCCGGGTACTGCTGAAAAAAGGTACTATCCATTTTCCCGAAGGTGCCGCCAATGATGACATCCGGATTTATTTTTAAAATATATTCCCGGGTTAAAGCCGGATAAGGTTGGGACATTACTTCAGTAACCGCGTTTTCGGCGCCAAGTAAACGCAGTTTATCTGTAAAAATAGTATTACGACCATACACGTAAATAGGGTCGTTCCAGGTAATAGCTAAAACTTTCGGTTTAAAACTAATTTTTGCGTTTCGGGCAGCTATATTTTTGAGTTCGCGCCGTAACGAATCAGCATAATACATGGCATACGCATCGCGGTGCATTATTTTGCCAATATCCACTAAGCGGTCAAAAACATCGTTTAATTTCTCGAAAGTTTGAAAATAAACCGGAATACCCAGTTCCTGAATGCGGGCGGCTACTTCGGGCGGAGTAATCCCGTGTACCGTAAAAATTAAATCGGGTTTTACCTTTATCAAGGTTTCATAATCCATCGGATAGTTATTCACCACGGGCTTATTTTTGACTTTAGCTGGATAATCGCAATTCT
This region includes:
- a CDS encoding FecCD family ABC transporter permease encodes the protein MTKNLIIYFLLLVLLLLILGLGLLVGSFETSLTDVQEAILAYEPTNATHFAIVQLRLPRLILALLVGSSLSFCGYLMQAMVNNPLADPYILGTASGASLGASLSISGILATTWGVIYLPPFFALAGAFGVTVLVIALGYRKGQIIPAQLLLAGIAVSSLLTALVSLFTFLSGSESNIKSILFWSMGDFGRANWNFLLYPATALSLALLLFRFQVKELNALLLGSDRAHALGVHVVRTRWLILITVAVLCGFSVSLAGSVGFVGIIIPHVTRALMGITSKNNLLVCAWLGGVFMIGCDILSRFIYPPAGLPIGIITSFFGVPFFVYLLLKKQYQFS
- a CDS encoding ABC transporter substrate-binding protein, giving the protein MPRKQFRVKILSIGLRHSLWFLLYAGFGCQSGNENVKKHLPVKEYITVTDDLGRKLKIPHYPKRIMALAPSATEMLYAVCDENQIIARTQNCDYPAKVKNKPVVNNYPMDYETLIKVKPDLIFTVHGITPPEVAARIQELGIPVYFQTFEKLNDVFDRLVDIGKIMHRDAYAMYYADSLRRELKNIAARNAKISFKPKVLAITWNDPIYVYGRNTIFTDKLRLLGAENAVTEVMSQPYPALTREYILKINPDVIIGGTFGKMDSTFFQQYPELKQINAYQNRRIFAATDDLMSRPSPRVVESVHELQSLLKL